The following coding sequences lie in one Arachis ipaensis cultivar K30076 chromosome B05, Araip1.1, whole genome shotgun sequence genomic window:
- the LOC107643781 gene encoding probable galacturonosyltransferase-like 3, producing MMPPTFIFLLFTAVTVAAAAHFPVSGDIPTFREAQAFRNGRECRCAAWSAVGADHNPAVIHIAMTLDATYLRGSVAGVFSVLQHASCPENIVFHFIATTHRRPELRQTIAATFPSLTFRLYYFDSNLVRGKISYSIRRALDQPLNYARIYLADLLPATVRRIIYFDSDLIVVDDVAKLWNIDLGTHVLGAPEYCHANFTNYFTRRFWTNPSYAASFKGRDACYFNTGVMVIDLLKWRDGRYTEKLENWMRIQKRNRIYELGSLPPFLLVFAGDVERVEHRWNQHGLGGDNLEGLCRDLHPGPVSLLHWSGKGKPWLRIDSKKPCPLDSLWAPYDLFRHSSSVSSVFTDS from the coding sequence ATGATGCCACCGACATTCATCTTTCTCCTCTTTACAGCTGTAACAGTTGCCGCCGCCGCACATTTCCCAGTATCCGGTGATATTCCCACCTTCCGCGAAGCTCAAGCATTCCGTAACGGAAGGGAATGCCGTTGCGCCGCGTGGTCTGCCGTTGGCGCCGACCATAACCCCGCCGTAATTCACATCGCCATGACGCTTGATGCGACCTACCTCCGCGGCTCCGTTGCCGGCGTCTTCTCTGTCCTCCAACATGCGTCATGTCCAGAAAACATAGTCTTCCATTTCATTGCGACCACGCACCGCCGTCCGGAGCTTCGACAAACTATCGCCGCCACATTCCCGTCGCTTACGTTTCGCCTCTACTACTTCGACTCAAACCTCGTCCGCGGCAAGATCTCATACTCCATCCGCCGCGCACTGGACCAGCCACTCAACTACGCCCGAATCTACCTTGCCGACCTCCTTCCGGCCACTGTACGGCGAATTATTTACTTCGACTCCGACCTAATCGTCGTCGATGACGTGGCGAAGCTCTGGAACATCGATCTCGGTACGCACGTGCTTGGAGCACCAGAGTATTGCCACGCGAACTTCACTAACTACTTTACGCGCCGATTTTGGACGAATCCTAGCTATGCGGCGTCGTTTAAGGGACGCGACGCGTGTTATTTCAACACAGGTGTTATGGTCATAGATCTCCTGAAGTGGAGGGATGGAAGATACACTGAGAAGCTTGAGAACTGGATGAGGATTCAGAAACGAAACCGGATCTACGAGCTTGGATCATTGCCGCCGTTCTTGCTTGTGTTCGCCGGCGACGTTGAGAGAGTGGAGCACCGGTGGAACCAGCACGGCCTCGGCGGTGATAATCTTGAAGGGCTTTGCCGTGACCTTCACCCTGGTCCGGTGAGTTTGCTGCATTGGAGTGGAAAAGGGAAGCCATGGCTAAGAATCGATTCCAAGAAACCGTGTCCGCTGGATAGTCTTTGGGCGCCGTACGATCTGTTTCGGCACTCTTCGTCGGTGTCATCGGTTTTCACCGATAGCTAG